A single Populus alba chromosome 7, ASM523922v2, whole genome shotgun sequence DNA region contains:
- the LOC118063284 gene encoding F-box protein At5g49610, whose protein sequence is MDRGKKSSKLLANKYSKNHMDLQDIIRESALPFLPAKSLHRCTGVCREWKLQISTPFFAHNQSFSFRDVSGFFCQSPSGTLSFVSLNRMAYGVPDPSLKFLPEPVDIRCSSNGLLCCQGRTGYQAYYICNPVTQKWKKLPEPTANHGTDPAVVLVFEPSLLNFVAEYKLVVAFASDLDGFEFEIYSSTDGFWRISAEISFGKMKLLPRTGVHVNGVVYWSSSMGRIFSFDLSCERSTFIYNNGCSSLGAVNGKLHTACVQGSKLSVNELSNVYTNTMQMNSSTKTWQAKHAVTLNFPVPDLYPRPYDKETVLFLGGDMVVMRFEKKLISYNMKTKEFTEVFTEEDTYSRMVPYVNSLVEI, encoded by the coding sequence ATGGATCGAGGAAAGAAATCAAGTAAGCTCCTTGCAAACAAGTATAGCAAGAACCACATGGATTTACAAGATATTATTAGGGAGAGTGCCCTTCCTTTCCTTCCGGCCAAATCTCTTCATCGATGCACTGGTGTCTGTCGGGAGTGGAAGCTTCAGATCTCGACTCCTTTCTTTGCCCACAACCAGTCATTTTCTTTCCGTGATGTATCAGGCTTCTTTTGTCAATCCCCATCAGGCACACTGTCATTTGTTTCCCTCAATCGAATGGCCTATGGTGTTCCAGACCCTTCTTTGAAGTTTTTGCCTGAACCAGTTGATATCAGGTGTTCTTCCAATGGACTACTCTGTTGCCAGGGTCGCACTGGATATCAGGCATACTACATCTGCAATCCTGTTACCCAAAAATGGAAGAAACTCCCAGAACCTACTGCTAATCATGGGACTGATCCTGCTGTTGTGCTAGTCTTTGAGCCATCATTACTGAACTTTGTTGCTGAATACAAGCTGGTTGTTGCTTTTGCATCTGATCTTGACGGATTTGAATTTGAGATCTATTCATCTACAGATGGATTTTGGAGAATTTCTGCTGAGATTTCTTTTGGCAAGATGAAACTCCTTCCGAGGACAGGTGTTCATGTCAATGGTGTTGTTTATTGGAGTTCTAGCATGGGTcggatattttcttttgatctcTCTTGTGAGCGATCAACATTCATCTATAACAATGGATGTAGTTCCTTAGGTGCGGTGAATGGGAAGCTTCATACTGCTTGTGTGCAAGGTTCGAAATTATCTGTAAATGAGCTGTCAAATGTGTACACAAACACAATGCAGATGAATAGCAGTACAAAAACATGGCAGGCAAAGCATGCTGTAACTCTAAACTTTCCAGTACCTGATCTGTATCCCCGTCCCTACGATAAAGAAACTGTGTTGTTTTTAGGTGGTGACATGGTGGTGATGCGGTTTGAGAAAAAACTTATTTCCTATAACATGAAGACTAAAGAATTCACAGAAGTCTTCACTGAAGAGGATACTTATTCCAGGATGGTTCCCTATGTGAATAGCCTTGTTGAGATATAG
- the LOC118063283 gene encoding uncharacterized protein produces MLLLSPSSASLLSPQSRSYHVNNRSTRPQRPLKVVGMAKETTDGGNGIIEKAAIVGGLVSTPVIAWSLYTLKTTGCGLPPGPGGSIGALEGVSYLVVVGIIGWSLYTKTKTGSGLPTGPFGLLGAVEGLSYLSLLAILVIFGLQFFEKGSIPGPLPSDQCFG; encoded by the coding sequence ATGTTGCTCTTATCACCATCGTCTGCCTCGCTATTGTCACCGCAAAGTCGCAGCTACCATGTCAACAACAGAAGTACAAGACCGCAGCGGCCACTCAAGGTTGTCGGCATGGCAAAGGAGACCACAGATGGTGGCAATGGCATCATAGAGAAAGCTGCAATAGTCGGCGGGTTAGTCTCCACCCCAGTAATCGCCTGGTCTCTCTACACCCTCAAGACAACAGGGTGTGGCCTCCCTCCCGGACCAGGAGGTTCAATAGGAGCACTGGAAGGTGTAAGTTACCTGGTTGTTGTCGGAATTATAGGCTGGTCCTTGTACACCAAGACCAAAACAGGCTCCGGTCTGCCTACCGGACCTTTTGGGTTGTTGGGAGCTGTAGAAGGTCTGTCATACCTGTCATTGCTTGCCATTTTAGTCATCTTTGGATTGCAATTCTTTGAGAAGGGTTCCATTCCAGGGCCTCTTCCAAGTGATCAGTGCTTTGGTTGA